The following proteins come from a genomic window of Ilumatobacter coccineus YM16-304:
- a CDS encoding acyl-CoA carboxylase subunit beta: protein MSLVEPQEAFGLNRFVPSRAQSEVRSLESDSDLGERTVIWVEFEDNDDSNISMSSGTSTQLERGIRAALDQRVPLVVVMASSGADIVEGVPALHGWGRVAAALTACSGIIPTIMVVDGPAVSGSALLLGIADFTIMTERSAAFVQGPTMVEQFTGVAITSDELGGASNHARYTGVATSVVPDREAAIAAAEELLTYLPNNVDEEPPRWPLFDPADRPCPEAGAQIPESSTGSYDVRKVAAEIVDEDSLLELRDRWAANVVTAFATIDGRPVGIVANQPMSLAGTLDIPASQKSARFVAFCDAFNLPIITLVDTPGFYPGKDLEWRGMIRHGAQLVYAYARATVPRICIILRKSYGGAYIVMDSKTMGNDLCLAWPWAEIAVMGAGQAAAILARRATPEEKAAFEADYTERLLNPYVAAERGFIDAVIDPAETRASIASALDILADKREQLVERKHGNSPF, encoded by the coding sequence ATGTCCCTCGTCGAACCGCAAGAAGCATTCGGACTCAACCGATTCGTCCCGAGTCGGGCGCAGAGCGAAGTCCGCTCCCTCGAGAGCGACTCCGATCTCGGCGAGCGAACCGTGATCTGGGTCGAGTTCGAAGACAACGATGATTCCAACATCTCGATGTCGTCGGGCACCTCGACGCAACTCGAGCGCGGTATCCGAGCGGCGCTCGATCAGCGGGTGCCGTTGGTCGTCGTCATGGCGTCGAGCGGCGCCGACATCGTCGAAGGCGTTCCGGCGCTGCACGGCTGGGGTCGCGTCGCCGCGGCGTTGACCGCCTGTTCCGGCATCATCCCGACGATCATGGTCGTCGACGGACCGGCGGTGTCGGGCTCGGCGCTCCTGCTCGGCATCGCCGACTTCACGATCATGACCGAGCGCAGCGCGGCGTTCGTGCAGGGCCCGACGATGGTCGAACAGTTCACCGGCGTCGCCATCACCAGCGACGAACTCGGCGGCGCCTCGAACCACGCCCGCTACACCGGCGTCGCCACGTCGGTCGTGCCCGACCGCGAAGCGGCCATCGCCGCGGCCGAAGAACTGCTCACGTACCTGCCGAACAACGTCGACGAGGAACCCCCTCGCTGGCCGCTGTTCGACCCGGCCGATCGGCCGTGCCCCGAAGCCGGAGCGCAGATCCCCGAGTCGTCCACCGGCAGCTACGACGTCCGCAAGGTCGCCGCCGAGATCGTCGACGAGGATTCCCTGCTCGAGCTGCGTGATCGCTGGGCGGCCAACGTCGTCACCGCGTTCGCGACCATCGACGGTCGACCGGTCGGCATCGTCGCCAACCAACCGATGTCGCTCGCCGGCACACTCGACATCCCGGCGTCGCAGAAGTCGGCTCGTTTCGTCGCGTTCTGCGATGCGTTCAACCTGCCGATCATCACGCTGGTCGACACGCCGGGCTTCTACCCCGGCAAAGACCTCGAGTGGCGCGGCATGATTCGCCACGGTGCGCAGTTGGTGTACGCCTACGCCCGAGCGACCGTGCCGCGTATCTGCATCATCCTGCGCAAGAGCTACGGCGGTGCGTACATCGTCATGGACTCCAAGACGATGGGTAACGACCTGTGTCTTGCTTGGCCGTGGGCGGAGATCGCGGTCATGGGCGCCGGGCAAGCGGCGGCCATCCTGGCTCGACGGGCGACCCCCGAGGAGAAGGCGGCGTTCGAGGCCGACTACACCGAGCGCCTGCTCAACCCCTATGTCGCTGCCGAGCGGGGTTTCATCGACGCGGTGATCGACCCTGCCGAGACCCG
- a CDS encoding LysR family transcriptional regulator has translation MDVRQLSAIVAIADHGTFSAAARALYTVQSNVSAHVSRLEKELGVSLVDRVHGGLTEDGARVVERARRVLNEIDDIAADMTSRHANVSGQARVGVIGTTARWLMPALLNQLSHDHPNVRTIVQEGSTSSLVPNVVSGELNAAIVHLPIDDPELVVEPLFAEDLILLVADTHLLADRDTVEITELDDMSLLLPPTGSALRRVLERSAAANRIHLRPQAEIDGARLMASLAIDGFGAAIVPATAIPTWLTGSFRRINVPGLPRRVVASVRRRRPSASAPTLATLNTLRSVIEAEGELQPGVHLETAAPLSTRA, from the coding sequence ATGGATGTCCGCCAGTTGTCTGCGATCGTCGCAATCGCCGATCACGGTACGTTCTCGGCGGCTGCCCGAGCCCTCTACACCGTGCAGTCCAACGTCTCGGCGCACGTGTCGAGGCTCGAGAAGGAACTGGGCGTGAGCCTCGTCGACCGAGTGCACGGCGGCCTCACCGAAGACGGCGCCAGAGTCGTCGAACGAGCCCGCCGGGTCCTCAACGAAATCGACGACATCGCCGCCGACATGACCAGTCGGCACGCCAACGTGTCGGGTCAGGCCCGTGTCGGCGTCATCGGCACCACCGCCCGTTGGCTGATGCCGGCGCTGCTCAATCAGTTGTCGCACGACCACCCGAACGTCCGCACGATCGTCCAGGAGGGCTCCACCTCGTCGCTGGTGCCGAACGTGGTGTCGGGCGAGCTCAACGCGGCGATCGTGCACCTCCCGATCGACGATCCCGAGCTCGTGGTCGAGCCGCTCTTCGCCGAAGATCTCATCCTGCTCGTCGCCGACACGCATCTACTCGCCGACCGCGACACCGTCGAGATCACCGAACTCGACGACATGTCGCTCCTGCTGCCCCCGACGGGCTCCGCGCTGCGTCGCGTGCTCGAACGATCGGCCGCAGCGAACCGCATCCATCTGCGTCCGCAGGCCGAGATCGACGGCGCCCGCCTGATGGCATCGCTGGCGATCGACGGATTCGGCGCGGCGATCGTCCCCGCAACGGCGATCCCGACCTGGCTGACCGGATCGTTCCGCCGCATCAACGTGCCTGGCTTGCCCCGACGCGTCGTCGCCTCGGTGCGTCGCCGTCGTCCGAGCGCCAGCGCGCCGACGCTCGCAACGCTCAACACGCTCCGCTCGGTGATCGAAGCCGAAGGCGAGCTCCAGCCCGGCGTCCACCTCGAGACGGCCGCTCCCCTGTCGACGAGAGCCTGA
- a CDS encoding HAD-IB family hydrolase — translation MTTRGAAFFDLDRTLLAGASGEVFSRVMHRAGLSSGPFPGEKLLFGLFNTIGETLPSMALARQAVNLAKGRSQRVVHEAAESAVPELLALVQPFAEQAFRSHRDAGRPIVLATTTPYDMVKPFADALGLDDVVATRYSTDGDGNYDGTLDGPFVWSAGKLDGIRAWADAHDVALDESWAYSDSYYDAPMLDAVGNPVVVNPDPRMVLMAAARRWPTLSLDVSPGVVKIPVVGLEVQELAMRFAKPAAYPYARFEFAHVDRIPATGPAILVANHRSYFDVAAMSLVIAKSGRPARFLGKKEVFDAPIVGQIAAAMGGIRVDRATGSDEPLEAAAEALAGGEMVAMMPEGTIPRGPAFFEPKLRGRWGAARLAQMTGAPVVPVGMWGTEKVWPRSKRLPNMLALTNPPTVSISVGPEVTLKHKSLDADTKRIMKAISAQLPDEARTKRTPTREQLVATFPPGYKGDPEQEYVRRPGED, via the coding sequence GTGACTACTCGGGGTGCTGCTTTCTTTGATCTGGATCGGACGTTGTTGGCGGGGGCGTCGGGCGAGGTGTTCTCCCGGGTCATGCATCGGGCCGGCCTGTCCTCGGGGCCGTTCCCCGGCGAGAAGCTGCTGTTCGGGCTGTTCAACACGATCGGCGAGACGCTGCCGTCGATGGCACTCGCTCGCCAGGCGGTCAACCTCGCCAAGGGCCGCTCCCAACGCGTCGTGCACGAGGCGGCGGAGTCGGCCGTCCCCGAGCTGCTCGCGCTCGTGCAGCCATTCGCCGAGCAGGCTTTTCGGTCGCACCGCGACGCCGGGCGGCCGATCGTGCTGGCCACCACCACGCCGTACGACATGGTCAAGCCGTTCGCCGACGCCCTCGGCCTCGACGACGTCGTCGCCACCCGGTACTCCACCGACGGCGACGGCAACTACGACGGAACGCTCGACGGGCCATTCGTCTGGTCGGCCGGGAAACTCGACGGCATCCGCGCCTGGGCCGACGCCCACGACGTGGCACTCGACGAGAGCTGGGCATACTCCGACAGCTACTACGACGCCCCGATGCTCGACGCGGTCGGCAACCCCGTCGTGGTCAATCCCGACCCCCGCATGGTGCTCATGGCAGCAGCTCGCCGATGGCCCACGCTCAGCCTCGACGTGTCGCCCGGCGTCGTCAAGATCCCCGTCGTCGGCCTCGAAGTGCAAGAGCTCGCCATGCGCTTCGCCAAGCCTGCCGCCTACCCGTACGCGCGATTCGAGTTCGCGCACGTCGATCGCATCCCCGCCACCGGGCCGGCCATCCTCGTGGCCAACCACCGGAGCTACTTCGACGTCGCTGCGATGTCGCTCGTGATCGCCAAGAGCGGTCGACCGGCGCGGTTCCTCGGCAAGAAGGAAGTGTTCGACGCTCCGATCGTCGGTCAGATCGCCGCAGCCATGGGCGGCATCAGAGTCGACCGGGCCACCGGATCCGACGAGCCACTCGAAGCCGCCGCCGAAGCACTCGCCGGCGGCGAGATGGTGGCGATGATGCCCGAGGGCACGATCCCTCGCGGCCCAGCGTTCTTCGAACCGAAGCTGCGCGGCCGCTGGGGTGCCGCCCGCCTCGCGCAGATGACCGGCGCACCCGTCGTGCCGGTCGGAATGTGGGGCACCGAGAAGGTCTGGCCGCGCTCGAAGCGGCTGCCGAACATGCTCGCACTCACCAATCCGCCCACCGTGAGCATCAGCGTCGGGCCGGAGGTGACGCTCAAGCACAAGTCGCTCGACGCCGACACGAAGCGCATCATGAAGGCGATCTCGGCGCAGCTCCCCGACGAAGCGCGCACGAAACGAACACCCACGCGCGAACAGCTCGTGGCGACGTTCCCTCCCGGCTACAAAGGCGATCCCGAGCAGGAGTACGTACGCCGCCCCGGCGAGGACTGA
- the fabZ gene encoding 3-hydroxyacyl-ACP dehydratase FabZ: protein MSKLPAPADLLPHRPPFLLVDELVALDPPESATGIWRLTGDEYFFPGHFPGRPTLPGVLMCEAIAQVGACAVLASEAHAGKLPLFGGLDKARFRRQVVPGDELLIEVELGRLSARAGKGSGRVTVDGELATSCDLMFVFADA, encoded by the coding sequence ATGTCGAAACTGCCCGCACCGGCCGACCTGCTGCCGCACCGCCCGCCGTTCCTGCTCGTCGACGAACTCGTCGCGCTCGATCCACCCGAGTCGGCGACCGGCATCTGGCGGCTCACCGGAGACGAGTACTTCTTCCCCGGGCACTTTCCCGGCCGCCCGACGCTGCCGGGCGTGCTGATGTGCGAGGCGATCGCTCAGGTCGGGGCGTGCGCCGTGCTGGCTTCGGAGGCCCACGCCGGCAAGCTGCCGCTGTTCGGCGGGCTCGACAAGGCCCGGTTCCGACGCCAGGTCGTGCCCGGCGACGAACTGCTCATCGAAGTCGAGCTCGGCCGGCTCTCGGCGCGCGCCGGCAAGGGCAGCGGACGTGTCACCGTCGACGGTGAGCTCGCCACCAGTTGCGACCTGATGTTCGTGTTCGCCGACGCGTGA
- a CDS encoding YjjG family noncanonical pyrimidine nucleotidase, whose product MSYDVVLFDFDHTLLDSDASLAGAFEQSMRSAGVVDAAAIAGHYADFDRINQALWRQVEAQQISPNDVKVRRFEQLIEVLELDADAHEMADAFVEGLVACGELFDGAIDLLDDLAARSRLGMVTNGIGRVQRGRLARLGLSDHFDAVVISGEVGASKPGPAIFDVTFEAMGVSDRSSVLMVGDSLPSDILGAANAGIASAWFNPMGHQANPDIPATHEVRDLPEISPLV is encoded by the coding sequence GTGAGCTACGACGTCGTCCTCTTCGATTTCGACCACACCCTGCTCGACTCCGACGCATCGCTCGCCGGTGCGTTCGAACAGTCGATGCGGTCGGCTGGAGTCGTCGACGCGGCGGCGATCGCCGGGCACTACGCCGACTTCGACCGCATCAACCAGGCGCTGTGGCGCCAGGTCGAAGCGCAACAGATCAGCCCGAACGACGTGAAGGTCCGCCGCTTCGAGCAACTCATCGAGGTGCTCGAACTCGACGCCGATGCACACGAGATGGCCGACGCATTCGTCGAGGGCCTCGTCGCCTGTGGCGAACTGTTCGACGGCGCGATCGACCTGCTCGACGATCTTGCTGCTCGCAGCCGTCTCGGCATGGTCACCAACGGCATCGGCCGCGTGCAGCGCGGTCGCCTCGCTCGGCTCGGGCTGAGTGACCACTTCGACGCCGTCGTGATCAGCGGTGAAGTGGGCGCCAGCAAGCCGGGGCCGGCGATCTTCGACGTCACGTTCGAAGCGATGGGGGTGAGCGACCGGTCGAGTGTGCTGATGGTCGGCGACAGCCTGCCGAGCGACATCCTGGGCGCTGCGAACGCCGGGATCGCCAGCGCCTGGTTCAACCCGATGGGGCACCAGGCCAACCCCGACATTCCCGCCACGCACGAGGTGCGCGACCTACCGGAGATCAGCCCACTCGTCTGA
- a CDS encoding beta-ketoacyl-[acyl-carrier-protein] synthase family protein, whose product MSSGSTGSRRVAITGFGVVAPAGIGTENYWSGLNGPGATGGQHIELTDWDPAPYFDNAKDARRADRVEQFALAASAEAFEQAGGVDAIGVEPGRFGTIFGTGIGGLHTLEAQVLTLHEKGERRVSPFLVPMMMANASGAAVSMRYNLQGQSETITTACAAGTHALNYAARLIKWGIIDAAASGGSESAGTATSLAGFRNMTALSSSGVSMPFAADRDGFVMGEGAAVFILEEWSIAEARGATILGEVMGGASNADAHHITAPAPGGRGAISCMHQALDEAGLQPGDIKQVNAHGTSTPLNDAAEADAITTVFGERAVPVVSTKGVTGHALGAAGALEAAAVLLSFEKRQIPPTANTTEADPEMSIDLVTGAARGWEPGPTISNNFGFGGHNGSIVIAPPA is encoded by the coding sequence ATGTCGAGCGGCTCGACCGGGTCTCGGCGGGTCGCGATCACCGGATTCGGTGTCGTCGCGCCGGCAGGCATCGGCACGGAGAACTACTGGTCCGGCCTCAACGGGCCGGGCGCCACCGGCGGCCAGCACATCGAGCTGACCGACTGGGACCCGGCTCCGTACTTCGACAACGCCAAGGATGCTCGCCGTGCTGACCGCGTCGAGCAGTTCGCGCTCGCCGCGTCCGCCGAGGCGTTCGAGCAGGCCGGTGGCGTCGATGCCATCGGCGTCGAGCCGGGCCGTTTCGGCACGATCTTCGGCACCGGCATCGGCGGACTCCACACGCTTGAAGCGCAGGTGTTGACGCTGCACGAGAAGGGTGAGCGACGCGTCTCGCCGTTCTTGGTGCCCATGATGATGGCCAACGCCTCGGGCGCGGCCGTGTCGATGCGGTACAACCTGCAGGGACAGAGCGAGACGATCACGACCGCGTGTGCTGCCGGAACGCACGCGCTCAACTACGCCGCACGCCTCATCAAGTGGGGCATCATCGACGCCGCGGCGAGCGGTGGCTCCGAGAGTGCGGGCACGGCGACGTCGCTCGCCGGCTTCCGCAACATGACGGCGCTGTCGTCGTCCGGTGTCAGCATGCCGTTCGCCGCCGACCGTGACGGTTTCGTCATGGGCGAAGGCGCGGCCGTGTTCATCCTCGAGGAGTGGAGCATCGCCGAAGCGCGTGGTGCGACGATCCTCGGCGAGGTCATGGGCGGTGCGAGCAACGCCGACGCTCACCACATCACCGCTCCCGCACCCGGCGGACGTGGCGCGATCTCGTGCATGCATCAGGCGCTCGACGAAGCCGGCTTGCAGCCTGGCGACATCAAGCAGGTCAATGCGCACGGCACCTCGACGCCGTTGAACGACGCTGCCGAAGCCGACGCGATCACCACGGTGTTCGGAGAGCGAGCGGTTCCGGTGGTGTCGACCAAGGGGGTCACCGGCCACGCGCTCGGTGCAGCGGGCGCCCTCGAGGCCGCAGCGGTGCTGCTGTCGTTCGAGAAGCGTCAGATCCCGCCGACGGCCAACACGACGGAAGCCGACCCCGAGATGTCCATCGATCTCGTCACGGGTGCGGCGCGCGGCTGGGAGCCCGGCCCCACGATCTCGAACAACTTCGGGTTCGGCGGCCACAACGGCTCCATCGTCATCGCTCCACCGGCCTGA
- the acpP gene encoding acyl carrier protein, with product MSTENNEELFARFRKCAVEVLSVEESAVVPDAKFGDDLDADSLDLVELVMALEEEFDIEVPEEELEGVETVQSAYDLVAAKV from the coding sequence ATGAGTACCGAAAACAACGAAGAACTGTTCGCCCGCTTCCGCAAGTGCGCCGTCGAGGTGCTCTCGGTCGAAGAGAGCGCCGTCGTTCCCGACGCGAAGTTCGGTGACGATCTCGACGCCGACAGCCTCGACCTCGTCGAACTCGTCATGGCACTCGAAGAAGAGTTCGACATCGAGGTGCCGGAAGAAGAACTCGAAGGCGTCGAGACCGTTCAGTCCGCCTACGACCTCGTCGCTGCGAAAGTCTGA
- the fabG gene encoding 3-oxoacyl-ACP reductase FabG yields the protein MTESTTGRVVLITGGSRGIGLACAHRFAAEGDRVAVTYNSSPPPDGFFGVKCDVTDTAKVDAAFAAVEEHFGGPVEVLVSNAGVTKDGLLLRMSEDDFATVLDANLTASYRVTKRAAKAMLKARSGRIILMSSVVGMLGQAGQSNYSASKAGLVGFARSLARELGSRSITVNVVAPGPVETDMTAALSDDQLAGITAAVPLARMATPDEIAGVVSFLAGPDAAYITGAVIPVDGGLGMGH from the coding sequence ATGACCGAATCAACCACAGGGCGTGTCGTCCTCATCACCGGCGGCTCGCGCGGGATCGGCCTGGCATGCGCCCACCGGTTCGCCGCCGAGGGCGACCGCGTGGCCGTGACCTACAACTCCTCTCCCCCGCCCGACGGCTTCTTCGGCGTCAAGTGCGACGTCACCGACACCGCAAAGGTCGACGCCGCGTTCGCTGCGGTCGAGGAGCACTTCGGCGGCCCGGTCGAGGTCCTCGTGTCGAATGCCGGCGTCACCAAAGACGGCCTGTTGCTGCGCATGTCGGAAGACGACTTCGCCACCGTCCTCGACGCCAACCTCACTGCGTCGTACCGCGTCACCAAGCGGGCGGCGAAGGCCATGCTCAAAGCACGGTCGGGTCGCATCATCCTGATGTCGTCGGTCGTCGGCATGCTCGGCCAGGCCGGGCAGTCGAACTACTCGGCGTCGAAAGCGGGTCTGGTCGGCTTCGCCCGATCGTTGGCTCGCGAGCTCGGTTCGCGTTCGATCACCGTCAACGTCGTCGCTCCGGGGCCGGTCGAGACCGACATGACCGCAGCACTGAGCGACGACCAACTCGCAGGCATCACCGCGGCCGTGCCGCTCGCTCGCATGGCCACCCCCGACGAGATCGCCGGCGTGGTCAGTTTCCTCGCCGGGCCCGACGCGGCCTACATCACCGGCGCTGTCATTCCCGTCGACGGCGGCCTGGGCATGGGTCACTGA
- a CDS encoding beta-ketoacyl-ACP synthase III: protein MPAIPPGVRGAVITGWGAFLPEKVVTNADLEKTMDTNDEWIRERTGIHERHVGGSTSELSIQSGRAALEMAGVDPSEIDALILATTTPDRHVPATASSVQLGLGLSCGASDLNAACSGWVYGLVNAHGLIAMGARKVLVIGTDTLDRITDYTDRNTGILFGNGSGAAVFEAVEGPGQLLGWDLDSIGEAESALYCEIGGTLEMEGREVFRRAVRIMVDSGNKSMEAAGVSPDDIKLVIPHQANIRIISAAMERIGIPEEKAMVNLHRTGNTSAASVPMALAEALDEGRVDPGDLILFVGFGAGMTAASAVVRWMPDATELPA, encoded by the coding sequence ATGCCCGCCATTCCACCCGGAGTTCGAGGAGCGGTCATCACCGGTTGGGGAGCGTTCCTCCCCGAGAAGGTGGTGACCAACGCCGACCTCGAGAAGACCATGGACACCAACGACGAGTGGATCCGTGAACGCACCGGCATCCACGAGCGCCACGTCGGCGGCTCCACGTCCGAGCTCTCGATCCAGTCGGGTCGGGCGGCACTCGAGATGGCTGGTGTCGACCCGTCCGAGATCGACGCGCTGATCCTCGCGACCACCACCCCCGATCGGCACGTGCCCGCCACCGCATCGAGCGTGCAACTCGGCCTTGGATTGAGTTGCGGCGCCTCCGACCTCAACGCGGCGTGTTCGGGCTGGGTCTACGGACTCGTCAACGCGCACGGCCTCATCGCGATGGGCGCACGCAAGGTGCTCGTCATCGGCACCGACACGCTCGACCGGATCACCGACTACACCGACCGCAACACGGGCATCCTCTTCGGCAACGGATCGGGCGCGGCCGTGTTCGAAGCGGTCGAAGGCCCCGGCCAACTGCTCGGATGGGACCTCGACTCGATCGGCGAAGCCGAGAGCGCGCTCTACTGCGAGATCGGTGGCACGCTCGAGATGGAAGGCCGCGAGGTCTTTCGTCGAGCCGTGCGGATCATGGTCGACTCGGGCAACAAGTCGATGGAGGCCGCCGGCGTGTCGCCCGACGACATCAAGCTCGTCATCCCGCACCAGGCAAACATCCGCATCATCAGCGCGGCGATGGAACGCATCGGCATCCCCGAAGAGAAGGCGATGGTCAACCTGCACCGCACCGGCAACACGTCGGCGGCGTCCGTGCCGATGGCCCTCGCCGAAGCACTCGACGAGGGTCGTGTCGACCCCGGCGACCTCATCCTCTTCGTCGGTTTCGGTGCGGGCATGACGGCGGCCAGTGCGGTCGTCCGATGGATGCCCGACGCGACAGAACTCCCAGCATGA
- the fabD gene encoding ACP S-malonyltransferase, translating to MLAFTFPGQGSQRPGMGRPWQEHESWELVDEASEVAGRDVGALLCDADADELKDTRNAQLTTFVSSLMVLDAVQRIGIDASFCAGHSLGEYTALTATGALGFDDGVRLVSARAAAMHDAGLARPGTMAAVLGLDDDQVGVACNLADADVWVANYNAPGQVVIAGSPEGVDAASAHAKELGAKRVMGLPVSGAFHTPFMTAARDRLRDAIAAAEPRDTDIPVVSNVDAAPHDRGSEWSSLLSAQLSSPVRWKHSLLALADAGVSDFAELGPGGVLTGMAKRTVDGCRTISVATPDDLDKLLDWVDAGSATPALPELDGEHLFAAERLVVSPAAGIFTPIADMGEGTSIDVGSIIGHVGDNEVRSPFAGVLQSFIAVDTERVTMRQPIAWLRTH from the coding sequence ATGCTCGCATTCACCTTTCCCGGACAGGGATCACAACGGCCCGGGATGGGGCGCCCCTGGCAAGAACACGAGAGCTGGGAGCTCGTCGACGAAGCAAGCGAGGTGGCCGGCCGCGACGTCGGTGCGCTGCTCTGCGACGCCGACGCCGACGAGTTGAAAGACACTCGCAACGCTCAGCTCACCACGTTCGTGTCCAGCCTGATGGTGCTCGACGCCGTCCAGCGCATCGGCATCGACGCCAGTTTCTGCGCCGGTCACAGCCTCGGCGAGTACACGGCGCTCACCGCCACGGGCGCGCTCGGGTTCGACGACGGCGTCCGTCTGGTCAGCGCACGCGCTGCAGCGATGCACGACGCCGGCCTCGCTCGTCCCGGCACGATGGCGGCCGTGCTCGGGCTCGACGACGATCAGGTCGGCGTCGCCTGCAACCTCGCCGACGCCGATGTCTGGGTCGCCAACTACAACGCCCCCGGCCAGGTCGTCATCGCCGGGTCGCCCGAAGGCGTCGACGCCGCGTCGGCGCACGCCAAGGAGCTCGGCGCGAAGCGCGTCATGGGACTGCCCGTCTCGGGAGCGTTCCACACGCCCTTCATGACCGCTGCTCGCGACCGTCTGCGCGACGCCATCGCCGCTGCCGAGCCCCGAGACACCGACATCCCGGTCGTCTCCAATGTCGACGCCGCCCCGCACGACCGCGGTTCGGAATGGTCGAGTCTGCTGTCGGCGCAACTGTCGAGCCCCGTGCGGTGGAAGCACAGCCTCCTCGCGCTGGCCGACGCCGGCGTGTCCGACTTCGCCGAACTCGGACCCGGTGGCGTGCTCACCGGCATGGCCAAACGCACCGTCGACGGGTGCCGCACGATCTCGGTCGCCACACCCGACGACCTCGACAAACTGCTCGACTGGGTCGACGCCGGATCGGCCACCCCGGCGCTTCCCGAACTCGACGGCGAGCACCTGTTCGCCGCCGAGCGACTCGTGGTGAGCCCCGCAGCCGGGATCTTCACGCCGATCGCCGACATGGGCGAAGGCACCAGCATCGACGTCGGGTCGATCATCGGCCACGTCGGCGACAACGAGGTCCGCTCACCGTTCGCCGGAGTGCTCCAGAGCTTCATCGCCGTCGACACCGAGCGCGTCACCATGCGCCAGCCCATCGCCTGGCTGCGCACGCACTGA
- a CDS encoding SCO6745 family protein, protein MAAAFDPTIGRKTWRSLEAYHGAIYFAPEAAEAYAAVGVDDRMTGYFASRSAAMGAVTADVVIATFYNFNHDLIRRSMADVWNVVTPTDLVAARFRAADAMIRRLVDAADLDSAEMRRAATIARRAAEAACEQPHGRPLFAANAGLDWPDEPHMVLWHAQTLLREFRGDGHLAALVAADLDGCEALVTHGAAGDVPASILKASRQRTDDEWAAATESLQARGWLDADGAFTEAGRQARADIETTTDRMAAAPYAAIGDARCAELRDLVRPWSAAMASVFGR, encoded by the coding sequence ATGGCAGCAGCGTTCGATCCGACCATCGGCAGGAAGACCTGGCGTTCGCTCGAGGCGTACCACGGGGCGATCTACTTCGCTCCCGAAGCCGCCGAGGCGTACGCCGCGGTCGGTGTCGACGACCGCATGACCGGCTACTTCGCGTCGCGCTCCGCGGCGATGGGTGCCGTGACCGCCGACGTCGTGATCGCCACCTTCTACAACTTCAACCACGACCTGATCCGCCGCAGCATGGCCGACGTGTGGAACGTGGTGACGCCCACCGACCTCGTCGCCGCTCGATTCCGGGCCGCCGATGCGATGATCCGTCGTCTCGTCGACGCAGCGGACCTCGACTCGGCCGAGATGCGACGAGCTGCGACCATTGCTCGTCGTGCCGCCGAGGCCGCGTGTGAACAGCCGCACGGACGCCCGCTGTTCGCCGCCAACGCCGGACTCGACTGGCCCGACGAACCGCACATGGTGCTCTGGCACGCCCAGACCCTGCTGCGCGAATTTCGCGGCGACGGGCACCTCGCCGCGCTGGTGGCGGCTGATCTCGACGGCTGCGAAGCGCTCGTGACTCACGGTGCCGCCGGCGACGTCCCCGCATCCATTCTGAAGGCATCGCGGCAGCGCACCGACGACGAGTGGGCGGCTGCGACCGAATCGTTGCAGGCACGCGGGTGGCTCGACGCCGACGGGGCGTTCACCGAGGCCGGACGACAAGCCCGCGCCGACATCGAGACGACGACCGATCGAATGGCTGCAGCGCCGTACGCGGCGATCGGCGACGCGCGGTGCGCCGAACTCCGAGACCTCGTCCGGCCCTGGAGCGCGGCCATGGCGTCGGTGTTCGGCCGCTGA
- a CDS encoding ANTAR domain-containing response regulator — MSLRVVIAEDEAIIRMDLRETLIEEGYDVVGETGRGDTVVDLVRETKPDLAILDIKMPGADGLEAARTINAERLCGVLMLTAFSQREVVEEARDAGALAFLVKPFQKSDLIPAIEVAMGRFRELRGLAGDVDTLGEQLESRKVIDRAKGVLIDELSMTEGDAFGFIQKTAMSERSRMKDVADRILDGSLRPETD; from the coding sequence ATGTCCCTGCGCGTCGTGATAGCCGAAGACGAAGCCATCATCCGGATGGATCTTCGCGAAACGCTCATCGAAGAGGGGTACGACGTCGTGGGTGAGACCGGGCGCGGCGACACGGTCGTCGACCTGGTCCGGGAGACCAAACCCGACCTGGCGATCCTCGACATCAAGATGCCGGGTGCCGACGGTCTCGAAGCCGCTCGAACGATCAACGCCGAACGCCTCTGCGGTGTGCTGATGCTCACCGCGTTCAGCCAGCGCGAGGTCGTCGAGGAAGCCCGTGACGCCGGGGCACTCGCCTTCCTGGTCAAGCCGTTCCAGAAGTCCGACCTCATTCCGGCGATCGAAGTCGCGATGGGTCGCTTCCGCGAACTGCGCGGTCTCGCCGGCGATGTCGACACGCTGGGCGAACAACTCGAATCGCGCAAGGTCATCGACCGCGCGAAAGGCGTCTTGATCGACGAACTCTCGATGACCGAAGGCGACGCGTTCGGGTTCATCCAGAAGACCGCGATGAGCGAGCGCAGCCGCATGAAAGACGTCGCCGACCGCATCCTCGACGGCTCGCTCCGCCCCGAAACCGACTGA